In the Enterococcus rotai genome, GTCTGCGATTGAGATTCGTTTTAAAGATGAATTGGATTATCACTATTATGGACAATATATGACGACAGATGAGGTGCGAGGAGATACCAATAGTATTATTGCAAGCTTTGAAATTCTGTGCACAGATCCGAAAAAATACTCTATTTTGTTGCAAACCGATGAAGCCATCACAACCTATTTACCCTATCAAACGACACCAGAAAAAATCACAGTAAGGATTGCCGCTTTTGGTCCTTTAAAGATTACAAACGGCGACCAAACAATCAAAATCACTAGTTACAATTTAAGCGCAGGTGATCAAGTTGTGTTTGATTTCTTAAAAGGAAAAGTTTTTGTAAATGAATTGGATCAAACTTTTTTACTCGATTTAGAAAGTGACTTTGAAAACTTTAGGATTAAAGAAGGTCAATCCGTTCACTGTAATAACGGTAAAATGATTCTTTCTTATCGGGAGGTACAACTATGAACAAGAGCGTTTATTTTTTTGATGAGCGGCAACATTTGCTTCGAATCGTTAAAGAAAATGAATTAGTCGAAGTGATTCAGGAAAAAGAAATTACTTCAAATAAAGCTGAATTGATGAATGATACGCTGAATGTATCAACCATCTATGACGAAGAATTAAAGCAAGCAGCTTATATGGCTGTGAAGGAAGAATCCGCTTCATATAGTTTATATAGAATTATTTTAGATAGTGAAGAGGAAAACTTGTTATCTTTTGTGGGAATTAGCTTTGCACCTGATGAGTTAGATTCCTACGTGGTTAAAAATGTCCAAGTTAAAAATGAATCGATCAAAAATACGATTCAAAAATTGTTGACAGAAACCGAATGGCGCTTGGGGAAAATTGAGTCCAATTTACCGTTACTAACAGAAGATTTTCGTTCTCTGTCTGTGCGGGATGCCTTAAAAAATATTCAAGCACAAGGTTGCGAAATCTTGTTCAAATATAAGATTGACGGTATCGGCATTACCGATAAATGGCTAGAAGTCTATCGTGAAATTGGGGAACAAAGCAAGCAACGCTTTACGTATGGTGAAAAAGCGTTAAGTATTGTGAAAGAACAAGATCGGAATCAAGTTTATACAAGTTTGATTGGACGTGGCCGCGGCGAAGAAGTTGGTGATGGTAATGGCAAACGGATCGAATTCACGAATGTAGAGTGGAAAAAAGCGAATGGCAAGCCTTTGAATAAACCCAAAGGACAAAATTGGCTAGAATTTCCCGAGATGACCAAACAATATGGTATTCCGCTAAAAAATGGTGGGATGCGGAGACGGGAAAAAGTTATTACATTTGATGATGAAGAAGATCCAGCAAAACTCCTACAAAAAACCTATGACTCACTTGTCGAGTATTCTCGTCCACTTGTTCAATTTAAAACAGAGGTTTTAGGTGGTGATACGATCGGGAATACCGTAACGATTCATCGACATGATCGAAATTATCATTATCAAACCCGTATTTTCAAAGTCAAAATCGATCGTTTAACAGGAAAAGTTGAAACAGGACTAGGCGATAATATCACGAAAAGCATTTCAAAAGCGACTTCTGATTTAAAAGGAAATGTTGATTCTTTAGAAGAGAAAAAGATGACTTTTTATGATTCAGAGGAAATTTCTAAATGGCAAGATGACATTATTCGTGGTGCTAAAGGTGGTTCGATAAAGCTGATGAACGGGATTGAAACTGGAAAATCTAATAGTCGTGAGCCATACCAACAAGTATTCATGGATGGAAACTCATTGGAAAATAGTAAGCATTTTTTAGTAATGAATT is a window encoding:
- a CDS encoding distal tail protein Dit, coding for MYYFEDTTKKVHKDDLILPSSAMMYDGVYLEKMIDGYRTLAVTGREMLSLTVDTQETQVGSIKLNQKLPARTLKVTYQLIGKDAKDVQKKYHQLMRLLYKESAIEIRFKDELDYHYYGQYMTTDEVRGDTNSIIASFEILCTDPKKYSILLQTDEAITTYLPYQTTPEKITVRIAAFGPLKITNGDQTIKITSYNLSAGDQVVFDFLKGKVFVNELDQTFLLDLESDFENFRIKEGQSVHCNNGKMILSYREVQL